The proteins below are encoded in one region of Amycolatopsis magusensis:
- a CDS encoding YciI family protein: MPDYLGLIRREEKSVQDLSPDEAQRVLESYIAWTDRMAQEGRLRDSHPLTRSGRLLRRSGDELTTTDGPHTESAEIVGGYVTITADDYDQAVKIFGTHPHLRFGPIEVRKIAGESCSEE; this comes from the coding sequence ATGCCCGACTACCTCGGCCTGATCCGCCGCGAAGAGAAGAGCGTCCAGGACCTGAGCCCCGACGAGGCGCAGCGCGTGCTCGAGTCGTACATCGCCTGGACCGACCGGATGGCGCAGGAGGGACGCCTGCGCGACAGCCACCCGCTGACCAGGAGCGGGCGCCTGCTGCGGCGTTCCGGTGACGAGCTGACCACCACCGACGGGCCGCACACCGAGTCCGCCGAGATCGTCGGCGGGTACGTCACCATCACCGCCGACGACTACGACCAGGCGGTGAAGATCTTCGGCACCCATCCGCACCTGCGGTTCGGGCCGATCGAGGTGCGCAAGATCGCCGGCGAGAGCTGCTCGGAGGAGTAG
- a CDS encoding EndoU domain-containing protein produces MGGGHAAGTGRRATTEFPPEWGGRRILRLVTDVANEPDEPPRRLPNGRWRACGVRDGVSIVVLVEPEGRVVTGFPTAGPGVVRNPDTAADPANPTVADLTESRVSFFAERLLVQLANRLPIEALTHYHEIYLAGEWEELVDVLAAHLFTERTPLSVDEHSDLERLLHVYDRPPAGFHFLNDRQHILAALQPG; encoded by the coding sequence GTGGGTGGGGGGCATGCGGCGGGGACCGGTCGGCGGGCGACCACCGAATTCCCACCGGAATGGGGTGGTCGCCGGATCCTCCGGTTGGTCACCGACGTGGCGAACGAGCCCGACGAACCACCGCGGCGGCTGCCCAACGGCCGCTGGCGCGCGTGCGGGGTGCGGGACGGGGTGTCGATCGTGGTGCTGGTCGAGCCGGAAGGCCGGGTGGTCACCGGCTTCCCGACCGCGGGCCCCGGCGTGGTGCGCAACCCGGACACCGCCGCCGACCCGGCCAACCCGACCGTCGCCGACCTCACCGAGAGCCGGGTCAGCTTCTTCGCCGAACGCCTGCTGGTCCAGCTGGCGAACCGGCTGCCGATCGAGGCGCTGACGCACTACCACGAGATCTACCTGGCCGGGGAGTGGGAAGAGCTGGTGGACGTGCTCGCCGCCCACCTGTTCACCGAGCGCACGCCGCTGAGCGTGGACGAGCACTCCGACCTGGAACGCCTGCTCCACGTCTACGACCGGCCACCGGCGGGCTTCCACTTCCTGAACGACCGGCAGCACATCCTGGCCGCCCTGCAACCCGGCTAG
- the mctP gene encoding monocarboxylate uptake permease MctP, giving the protein MSTIQWPELIIFVLLFAVVTVLGFVASRWKAGDTLDHLDEWGLGGRKFGSWITWFLIGGDLYTAYTFVAVPALLFGAGAVGFYALPYTIVAYPIVFLPLLRLWSVSRSHGYVTPADFVKGRYGSSILATLIAITGIVATMPYIALQLVGLESVLRTLGFNASGFLGHLPLLIAFVILAVYTYQSGLRAPALIAFVKDILIYIVILVAVLYLPSKLGGWASIFSAADAKFDATPSASDGIFLNVNNQLQYATLAFGSALALFLYPHSVTGVLASRGRTVIKRNMSALPAYSLLLGLLALLGFVAIAAGTKPITNEATGRPDGNTIIPQLFAEQFPSWFTGIAFAAIGIGALVPAAIMSIAAANLWTRNIYKEFIKKDASPKQEAKQAKLASLIVKFGAVAFILFIDPQFSIDLQLIGGVIILQTLPAVALSLYTRWFHIWGLVAGWVVGMGWGMILLYNIPNPASGKAHFGGSALALDKIDLFGWQPFIGSTVQIYVGVVALAANLVVAVLVTVVARRMKVNNGTDQTSGPDYHVDEHDKNLRAVGVH; this is encoded by the coding sequence GTGAGCACCATCCAGTGGCCGGAGCTGATCATCTTCGTCCTGCTCTTCGCGGTGGTCACCGTGCTGGGCTTCGTGGCCTCCCGGTGGAAGGCCGGGGACACCCTCGACCACCTCGACGAATGGGGCCTCGGCGGGCGCAAGTTCGGCTCGTGGATCACCTGGTTCCTCATCGGCGGTGACCTCTACACCGCCTACACCTTCGTCGCCGTGCCCGCGCTGCTGTTCGGCGCCGGTGCCGTCGGCTTCTACGCGCTGCCGTACACGATCGTCGCCTACCCGATCGTCTTCCTGCCACTGCTGCGGTTGTGGTCGGTGTCGCGCTCGCACGGCTACGTCACCCCGGCCGACTTCGTGAAGGGCCGCTACGGCTCGTCGATCCTGGCCACGCTGATCGCGATCACCGGCATCGTCGCCACGATGCCCTACATCGCGCTGCAGCTGGTCGGCCTCGAGTCGGTGCTGCGCACGCTGGGGTTCAACGCCAGCGGCTTCCTCGGGCACCTGCCGCTGCTGATCGCCTTCGTCATCCTGGCGGTCTACACCTACCAGTCCGGGCTGCGGGCGCCGGCGCTGATCGCGTTCGTCAAGGACATCCTGATCTACATCGTCATCCTGGTCGCGGTGCTGTACCTGCCGAGCAAACTGGGTGGCTGGGCGTCGATCTTCAGCGCGGCGGACGCCAAGTTCGACGCCACCCCGTCGGCCTCGGACGGCATCTTCCTCAACGTGAACAACCAGTTGCAGTACGCGACCCTGGCCTTCGGCTCGGCGCTGGCGCTGTTCCTCTACCCGCACTCGGTGACCGGCGTGCTCGCTTCACGCGGGCGAACGGTGATCAAGCGGAACATGTCCGCGCTGCCCGCCTACTCGCTGCTGCTCGGCCTGCTGGCGCTGCTCGGGTTCGTGGCGATCGCCGCGGGCACGAAGCCGATCACCAACGAGGCCACCGGGCGCCCGGACGGCAACACGATCATCCCGCAGCTGTTCGCCGAGCAGTTCCCGTCGTGGTTCACCGGCATCGCCTTCGCCGCCATCGGCATCGGCGCGCTGGTGCCCGCCGCGATCATGTCCATCGCCGCGGCGAACCTGTGGACGCGCAACATCTACAAGGAGTTCATCAAGAAGGACGCTTCGCCGAAGCAGGAGGCCAAGCAGGCCAAGCTCGCCTCGCTGATCGTCAAGTTCGGCGCGGTGGCGTTCATCCTGTTCATCGACCCGCAGTTCTCCATCGACCTGCAGCTGATCGGCGGCGTGATCATCCTGCAGACGCTGCCCGCGGTGGCGCTTTCCCTCTACACCAGGTGGTTCCACATCTGGGGGCTGGTGGCCGGCTGGGTGGTCGGCATGGGCTGGGGGATGATCCTGCTCTACAACATCCCCAACCCGGCCAGCGGCAAGGCCCACTTCGGCGGGTCCGCGCTGGCGCTGGACAAGATCGACCTGTTCGGCTGGCAGCCGTTCATCGGCTCGACCGTGCAGATCTACGTGGGTGTGGTGGCGCTGGCCGCGAACCTGGTGGTGGCCGTGCTGGTCACCGTGGTGGCACGGCGGATGAAGGTGAACAACGGCACGGACCAGACTTCCGGGCCGGATTACCACGTTGATGAGCACGACAAGAATCTGCGTGCGGTGGGGGTGCATTAG
- a CDS encoding bifunctional helix-turn-helix transcriptional regulator/GNAT family N-acetyltransferase, with protein sequence MVDFVIEVCCGCQVNRVREVRAFNRLYTRVIGVLDEGPVGAEYSLPESRVLFELARREWSEVGELRRVLGLDAGYASRLLGRLEGRALLVRERSAEDARRQIVRLTDQGREVFAELDRRSSEQIGALLGQFGEDRQLELLDAMRTITRIVGGEHDPTVVLRAPRAGDLGWVVHRHGAVYTKEHGWNDGFESLVARVVSDYLADHDPAREAAWIAELDGERVGSIMCTRGSDEQTAKLRLLLVEPSARGHGVGGRLVGECVAFARSTGYTSMELWTVSLLASARRIYQAAGFELVDEQPTSDFGPVVTGQTWRLKL encoded by the coding sequence ATGGTTGACTTCGTCATTGAAGTTTGTTGTGGTTGTCAGGTGAATCGGGTGCGGGAAGTTCGGGCGTTCAACCGGCTGTATACGAGAGTGATCGGGGTGCTGGACGAGGGGCCGGTGGGGGCCGAGTACTCGCTGCCGGAGTCCAGGGTGCTGTTCGAGCTGGCGCGACGCGAGTGGAGCGAGGTCGGCGAGCTGCGTCGCGTACTGGGGCTGGACGCGGGGTACGCGAGCCGGTTGCTGGGGCGCCTCGAGGGGCGGGCGCTGCTGGTGCGGGAGCGCAGTGCCGAGGACGCGCGGCGGCAGATCGTCCGGCTGACCGACCAGGGCCGTGAGGTGTTCGCGGAGCTGGATCGGCGTAGTTCCGAGCAGATCGGCGCGTTGCTGGGCCAGTTCGGCGAAGACCGTCAGCTCGAGCTGCTGGACGCGATGCGCACGATCACCCGGATCGTCGGCGGGGAGCACGATCCGACGGTGGTGCTGCGGGCGCCGCGGGCCGGGGACCTGGGCTGGGTGGTGCACCGGCACGGCGCGGTGTACACGAAGGAACACGGGTGGAACGACGGGTTCGAGTCGCTGGTGGCGCGGGTGGTGTCGGACTACCTGGCCGACCACGACCCGGCTCGGGAGGCGGCGTGGATCGCGGAGCTGGACGGCGAGCGCGTCGGGTCGATCATGTGCACCCGCGGCTCGGACGAGCAGACGGCCAAGTTGCGGTTGCTGCTGGTGGAGCCGAGCGCACGCGGGCACGGGGTCGGCGGGCGGCTGGTCGGCGAATGCGTGGCGTTCGCGCGGTCGACCGGGTACACCTCGATGGAGTTGTGGACGGTGAGCCTGCTGGCTTCGGCTCGGCGGATCTACCAGGCAGCGGGGTTCGAGCTGGTCGACGAGCAGCCGACCAGCGATTTCGGGCCCGTGGTGACCGGGCAGACCTGGCGGCTGAAGTTGTAG
- a CDS encoding phosphoenolpyruvate carboxykinase (GTP) — MTAVAIPGLDAAPTTHSKVLAWVREVAELTTPDRVVWVDGSEEESARINAELVEAGTFVPLKAKPNSYWAASDPDDVARVEERTFICSEREEDAGPTNNWAHPGEMKATMTELYRGCMRGRTMYVIPFCMGPLGDDDPKLGVEITDFAYVVASMRVMTRMGQAALDKFVTEDGAEREFVPALHSVGAPLNPGEQDVPWPCNSTKYITHFPEERMIWSYGSGYGGNSLLGKKCYSLRIASVMARDEGWLAEHMLILKLISPEDKAYYIAAAFPSACGKTNLAMLQPTIPGWRVETLGDDIAWMRFGEDGRLYAVNPEFGFFGVAPGTNWHTNPNAMRTIEQGNSVFTNVALTDEGDIWWEGMEGKPEHATSWTKQEWTPDSEEKAAHPNSRYCTPMSQCPILAPEWDDPKGVPISAILFGGRRATTVPLVTESRDWQHGVFMGATMSSEKTAAAAGKVGEVRRDPMAMLPFLGYHAADYFKHWISLGKEADATKLPKIFYVNWFRRGDDKRFLWPGFGENSRVLKWVIGRIEGQAAATETPIGFVPTADDLDIDGIEEPKSDVELALRVDAEEWRQELPLIEEWFAKIGDKVPSNLRDELESLRQRLG; from the coding sequence ATGACTGCAGTAGCCATCCCCGGACTCGACGCCGCCCCCACCACGCACTCGAAGGTCCTGGCGTGGGTGCGGGAGGTCGCGGAGCTGACCACCCCCGACCGAGTGGTGTGGGTGGACGGCTCCGAGGAGGAGTCGGCGCGGATCAACGCCGAACTGGTGGAAGCGGGCACCTTCGTCCCGCTGAAGGCGAAGCCGAACTCGTACTGGGCCGCTTCCGACCCGGACGACGTGGCCCGCGTCGAGGAGCGCACGTTCATCTGTTCCGAGCGCGAGGAAGACGCCGGGCCGACGAACAACTGGGCGCACCCCGGTGAGATGAAGGCGACCATGACCGAGCTGTACCGCGGGTGCATGCGGGGTCGCACGATGTACGTCATCCCCTTCTGCATGGGACCGCTCGGCGACGACGACCCGAAGCTCGGCGTGGAGATCACCGACTTCGCCTACGTGGTCGCCTCGATGCGCGTGATGACCAGGATGGGGCAGGCGGCGCTGGACAAGTTCGTCACCGAGGACGGCGCCGAGCGCGAGTTCGTGCCCGCGCTGCACTCGGTCGGCGCCCCGCTCAACCCGGGTGAGCAGGACGTGCCGTGGCCGTGCAACTCGACCAAGTACATCACCCACTTCCCCGAGGAGCGGATGATCTGGAGCTACGGCTCCGGTTACGGCGGCAACTCGCTGCTCGGCAAGAAGTGCTACTCGCTGCGGATCGCCTCGGTGATGGCCCGTGACGAGGGCTGGCTCGCCGAGCACATGCTGATCCTCAAGCTCATCTCGCCCGAGGACAAGGCCTACTACATCGCCGCGGCCTTCCCCAGCGCCTGCGGCAAGACCAACCTGGCCATGCTGCAGCCGACCATCCCCGGCTGGCGCGTGGAGACCCTGGGTGACGACATCGCCTGGATGCGCTTCGGGGAGGACGGCCGCCTGTACGCGGTCAACCCGGAGTTCGGCTTCTTCGGCGTCGCGCCGGGCACCAACTGGCACACCAACCCGAACGCCATGCGCACCATCGAGCAGGGCAACTCGGTGTTCACCAACGTCGCGCTGACCGACGAGGGCGACATCTGGTGGGAGGGCATGGAGGGCAAGCCCGAGCACGCCACCTCCTGGACCAAGCAGGAGTGGACGCCGGACTCGGAGGAGAAGGCCGCCCACCCGAACTCGCGTTACTGCACGCCGATGTCGCAGTGCCCGATCCTGGCGCCGGAATGGGACGACCCGAAGGGCGTGCCGATCTCGGCGATCCTGTTCGGCGGCCGCCGCGCCACCACGGTTCCGCTGGTCACCGAGTCGCGCGACTGGCAGCACGGCGTGTTCATGGGCGCCACCATGTCCTCGGAGAAGACCGCCGCCGCCGCGGGCAAGGTCGGCGAGGTGCGCCGCGACCCGATGGCCATGCTGCCCTTCCTCGGCTACCACGCCGCCGACTACTTCAAGCACTGGATCTCACTGGGCAAGGAAGCCGACGCGACCAAGCTGCCGAAGATCTTCTACGTCAACTGGTTCCGCCGCGGTGACGACAAGCGCTTCCTGTGGCCTGGGTTCGGCGAGAACTCGCGCGTGCTGAAGTGGGTCATCGGCCGGATCGAGGGCCAGGCCGCGGCCACCGAGACCCCGATCGGCTTCGTGCCCACCGCCGACGACCTGGACATCGACGGCATCGAGGAGCCGAAGTCCGACGTCGAGCTGGCGCTGCGGGTCGACGCCGAGGAGTGGCGCCAGGAGCTGCCGCTGATCGAGGAGTGGTTCGCCAAGATCGGCGACAAGGTGCCGTCCAACCTGCGTGACGAGCTGGAGTCGCTGCGCCAGCGCCTCGGCTGA
- a CDS encoding septum formation family protein produces the protein MASLARSTGRRLSFGLLAAALAVSGCATEVGGRALAGGAADEQSPAAKAPAPSGDPVAEPGQCVLGSSPAPVDCAKPHHVEVTKAGTFGADLPAARPDAAVIFKAALPECRTEAAKFLGSTDFDASTLAAWMLWAPVDDWAAGDRWYRCGVAQLDPDGKAVERTGSLKGALSGEKFFEFQVCSSAKPLEAAVKRISCTEPHHAEGLRVVTMGKPGDPVPTPDEFNAAARPVCGETLTKYLGTATRDDVVATWRWPSQTEWEQGFTNLTCYAQTDVPVTKKLRNLGAAPLPVG, from the coding sequence ATGGCGTCGCTGGCACGATCGACCGGGAGACGGCTGTCCTTCGGGCTGCTCGCCGCCGCGCTCGCGGTCTCGGGTTGCGCCACCGAGGTGGGCGGCCGGGCGCTGGCCGGTGGCGCGGCGGACGAGCAGTCCCCCGCCGCGAAGGCCCCCGCCCCCAGCGGGGACCCGGTCGCCGAGCCGGGCCAGTGCGTGCTCGGCTCCAGCCCCGCGCCGGTCGACTGCGCGAAGCCGCACCACGTCGAGGTGACCAAGGCGGGCACCTTCGGCGCGGACCTGCCCGCCGCGCGCCCGGACGCCGCGGTGATCTTCAAGGCCGCGCTGCCCGAGTGCCGCACCGAGGCGGCCAAGTTCCTCGGCAGCACCGACTTCGACGCCTCCACCCTGGCCGCCTGGATGCTCTGGGCGCCCGTCGACGACTGGGCCGCCGGCGATCGCTGGTACCGGTGCGGGGTGGCGCAGCTGGACCCCGACGGCAAGGCGGTCGAGCGCACCGGCTCGCTCAAGGGCGCGCTGTCCGGGGAGAAGTTCTTCGAATTCCAGGTGTGCTCCTCGGCCAAACCGCTGGAAGCCGCGGTGAAACGGATCTCCTGCACCGAACCGCACCACGCGGAGGGTCTCCGCGTGGTCACCATGGGCAAACCCGGTGACCCGGTGCCGACCCCGGACGAATTCAATGCCGCGGCCCGCCCGGTCTGCGGTGAAACGCTCACCAAATACCTCGGCACGGCCACCCGGGACGACGTGGTCGCGACCTGGCGCTGGCCCAGCCAGACCGAATGGGAACAGGGATTCACCAACCTGACCTGCTACGCGCAAACCGATGTCCCCGTGACCAAGAAGTTACGGAACCTCGGCGCCGCTCCACTGCCGGTGGGTTAG
- a CDS encoding DUF3311 domain-containing protein, translated as MSTGKPGGRVSGLVFSPWNLLLIIPLWVVITPLYNFEEPRLFGMPFFYWFQFAGIAVGVLCTTAVYLMTKDKPTSRTGQPESDVDELDEGSAR; from the coding sequence ATGTCGACCGGTAAGCCCGGGGGCCGGGTTTCCGGGCTGGTGTTCAGCCCGTGGAACCTGCTGCTGATCATCCCGTTGTGGGTCGTGATCACCCCGCTCTACAACTTCGAAGAACCCCGGCTGTTCGGGATGCCGTTCTTCTACTGGTTCCAGTTCGCCGGCATCGCGGTCGGGGTGCTGTGCACCACCGCGGTCTACCTGATGACCAAGGACAAGCCGACCAGCCGGACCGGGCAGCCCGAGTCCGATGTGGACGAGCTGGACGAAGGGAGCGCCCGGTGA
- a CDS encoding RNA polymerase sigma factor produces MSDTAGVVEHLFRHSAGQITATLARLLGPARLDLAEEAVADAIEQALRTWPHHGVPDNARGWLFRAARNRAIDLLRREDSLRTKLPLLLEELEKPAGADDELTMMVLCCHPELPVPAQVALTLKTVGGLGVHEIAAALLDKPATVAQRLVRAKRWLAGSAQPFELPAPVESRVDSVLAVLYLLFNEGYQASSGEEAIRGELCGEAIRLARLVLADRRTDTPRARALLALMLLQASRLPARVDADGDLLLLHEQDRSRWNHAMIAEGTRLFAAACTGPELSAYHVEAAIALSHTTPDTDWPRIVGLYDQLLTLRPSPVGRLNRAIALAMANGPAAGIAELERLRDEPRLAAYPLLPAALGALWLLADNPATAAHYYREALTLPGSEPQHRFLRRRLSTCEPRRSPGSMP; encoded by the coding sequence ATGAGCGACACGGCGGGCGTGGTGGAGCACCTGTTCCGGCACAGCGCCGGGCAGATCACCGCCACGCTGGCCCGCCTCCTCGGCCCGGCGCGGCTGGACCTGGCCGAGGAAGCCGTGGCCGACGCGATCGAGCAGGCGTTGCGCACCTGGCCGCACCACGGCGTGCCGGACAACGCACGCGGCTGGCTCTTCCGCGCCGCCCGCAACCGCGCGATCGACCTGCTACGCCGCGAGGACTCGCTGCGAACGAAACTCCCGCTGCTGCTCGAAGAACTGGAGAAGCCCGCCGGTGCCGACGACGAGCTGACCATGATGGTGCTCTGCTGCCACCCCGAACTGCCCGTGCCCGCGCAGGTGGCGCTCACGCTGAAAACCGTCGGCGGGCTGGGCGTCCACGAGATCGCCGCGGCCCTGCTGGACAAACCGGCCACCGTGGCGCAGCGGCTGGTGCGGGCCAAGCGCTGGCTGGCCGGGAGCGCGCAGCCGTTCGAACTGCCCGCGCCCGTCGAGTCCAGAGTGGACAGTGTGCTGGCGGTGCTCTACCTGTTGTTCAACGAGGGTTACCAGGCCAGCAGCGGGGAAGAGGCGATCCGCGGCGAGTTGTGCGGCGAGGCCATCCGGCTGGCGCGGCTCGTGCTGGCCGACCGGCGTACCGACACACCGCGGGCTCGGGCGTTGCTGGCGCTGATGTTGTTGCAGGCCAGCAGATTGCCCGCCCGCGTGGACGCCGACGGCGACCTGTTGCTGCTGCACGAACAGGACCGCAGCCGATGGAACCACGCGATGATCGCCGAGGGCACGCGGCTGTTCGCCGCCGCCTGCACCGGCCCGGAGCTGTCGGCGTACCACGTGGAAGCGGCGATCGCCCTGAGCCACACCACCCCCGACACCGACTGGCCGCGCATCGTCGGCCTCTACGACCAACTGCTCACGCTGCGCCCGTCCCCGGTCGGCAGGCTGAACCGGGCGATCGCCCTGGCCATGGCGAACGGCCCGGCCGCAGGCATCGCCGAACTCGAACGCCTCCGGGACGAACCCCGGCTGGCCGCGTACCCACTGCTCCCAGCCGCCCTCGGCGCACTATGGCTGCTCGCCGACAACCCGGCGACCGCCGCCCACTACTACCGGGAGGCCCTGACACTCCCCGGCTCCGAGCCGCAACACCGCTTCCTACGCCGCCGCCTCTCCACCTGCGAACCCCGGCGCAGCCCAGGGTCGATGCCGTGA
- a CDS encoding alpha/beta hydrolase → MKRLRTAVVIPMVAGGLLAGVTPALADPAAAGAQPLNSTGIPAQYAGQVLNWHTCTGDELPTAPPPGAEGIECATYQTPRNWDRAADKIDLTIAVSRLKATGGEATASVITNPGGPGAPGRSFPTRLRNQAKLRASQEVVGFDPRGTGKSTNITCGGAIGTGGDLDPRDRSKPNLNLILDATKYAANSCQVKSGELGPLINTYQTTRDIDLLRVLLKRDKINWVGYSAGTWMGAHYATYFPNRVGRFVLDSATEFTTTWQKSFDWQPLGFERRWRQDFLPWLAKYDSVYHFGNTGEAARQTYEQVRASLTQNPVELDGEKVSAAKFDSTIPGYLYAKRNFPVLAEYLVAVRTLTEGSTTAEQKSVAAQKVKAEQSGNDVIGPQPLMVPTDYDDAYDASFWTIPCNEGPWPGTRSSVIKQSQKLIDQDLPLLGAGWLIQPCIFWKNKPISLPKVNGKGVPPVVIVQSVHDPATPLEGAQRAHEAFAGSRMLTVTGEGDHGIYAGGNAPVDKVVEDYLVDGVVPADQSLPGMPLPVPAGA, encoded by the coding sequence ATGAAAAGACTGCGCACAGCCGTGGTCATCCCGATGGTGGCGGGCGGCCTGCTGGCCGGGGTCACCCCGGCGCTGGCCGATCCGGCCGCGGCGGGGGCGCAACCGCTGAACTCCACCGGCATCCCGGCCCAGTACGCCGGCCAGGTGCTGAACTGGCACACCTGCACCGGTGACGAACTGCCCACCGCGCCGCCGCCGGGCGCCGAGGGCATCGAGTGCGCGACCTACCAGACGCCGCGCAACTGGGACCGCGCCGCCGACAAGATCGACCTGACCATCGCGGTCAGCAGGCTCAAGGCCACCGGTGGCGAGGCGACCGCCAGCGTGATCACCAACCCCGGTGGTCCCGGCGCGCCCGGCCGCAGCTTCCCGACGCGCCTGCGCAACCAGGCCAAGCTGCGCGCCAGTCAGGAGGTCGTCGGCTTCGACCCGCGCGGCACCGGCAAGAGCACCAACATCACCTGCGGCGGCGCCATCGGCACCGGCGGCGACCTGGACCCGCGTGACCGGTCCAAGCCGAACCTGAACCTGATCCTGGACGCCACCAAGTACGCGGCGAACTCGTGCCAGGTGAAGTCCGGCGAGCTGGGCCCGCTGATCAACACCTACCAGACCACCCGCGACATCGACCTGCTGCGCGTGCTGCTCAAGCGCGACAAGATCAACTGGGTCGGCTACTCGGCGGGCACCTGGATGGGCGCGCACTACGCCACCTACTTCCCGAACCGCGTCGGCCGGTTCGTGCTGGACTCGGCCACCGAGTTCACCACCACCTGGCAGAAGTCGTTCGACTGGCAGCCGCTGGGCTTCGAGCGCCGCTGGCGCCAGGACTTCCTGCCGTGGCTGGCCAAGTACGACTCGGTCTACCACTTCGGCAACACCGGTGAGGCCGCCCGCCAGACCTACGAGCAGGTCCGCGCCTCGCTCACGCAGAACCCGGTCGAGCTGGACGGCGAGAAGGTCAGCGCGGCGAAGTTCGACTCGACCATCCCCGGTTACCTCTACGCCAAGCGCAACTTCCCGGTGCTCGCCGAGTACCTGGTGGCCGTGCGCACGCTGACCGAGGGCAGCACCACCGCCGAGCAGAAGTCGGTGGCGGCGCAGAAGGTCAAGGCCGAGCAGTCCGGCAACGACGTGATCGGCCCGCAGCCGCTGATGGTGCCGACCGACTACGACGACGCCTACGACGCGAGCTTCTGGACCATCCCGTGCAACGAGGGCCCGTGGCCGGGTACCCGCAGCAGCGTGATCAAGCAGTCGCAGAAGCTGATCGACCAGGACCTGCCGCTGCTGGGCGCCGGCTGGCTGATCCAGCCGTGCATCTTCTGGAAGAACAAGCCGATCTCGCTGCCGAAGGTCAACGGCAAGGGCGTGCCGCCGGTGGTCATCGTGCAGTCGGTGCACGACCCGGCGACCCCGCTCGAGGGCGCGCAGCGCGCGCACGAGGCGTTCGCCGGCTCGCGGATGCTGACCGTCACCGGCGAGGGTGACCACGGCATCTACGCCGGTGGCAACGCGCCGGTGGACAAGGTCGTGGAGGACTACCTGGTCGACGGCGTCGTGCCGGCCGACCAGAGCCTGCCGGGCATGCCGCTTCCGGTGCCCGCCGGTGCGTGA
- a CDS encoding ABC transporter ATP-binding protein encodes MGIITESMGIRVGRQWLFRGLDCAVGPGECLALVGPNGAGKSTLLRVLYGMQAPAEGRVEVAGRIPDERSVEFRRRVSVVLDDSDVFAELTPVQHLELLAGSFGTEVDGVRLLTEAGLAERAGVAAGSLSAGQRRRLMLLGATARPFEVLLLDEPERALDAEGRDWLAGLVRRAKDDGAAIVVATHHPPLLETAETVITMPGPE; translated from the coding sequence ATGGGGATCATCACCGAATCCATGGGAATCCGCGTGGGCAGGCAATGGCTGTTCCGCGGGCTCGACTGCGCGGTGGGTCCAGGTGAGTGCCTCGCACTGGTCGGGCCGAACGGCGCCGGGAAATCCACCCTGCTGCGCGTTCTTTACGGTATGCAGGCGCCTGCCGAAGGAAGGGTCGAGGTCGCCGGCCGCATTCCCGACGAGCGAAGTGTCGAGTTCCGGCGGCGGGTTTCGGTGGTGCTGGACGATTCCGACGTGTTCGCCGAACTCACCCCGGTGCAGCACCTGGAACTGCTCGCCGGGAGCTTCGGTACCGAAGTGGACGGTGTCCGGCTGCTCACGGAGGCCGGGCTGGCGGAACGGGCCGGGGTGGCCGCGGGCAGCCTTTCGGCGGGGCAGCGGCGGCGGTTGATGCTGCTGGGCGCCACCGCCCGGCCGTTCGAGGTGCTCCTGCTGGACGAACCGGAGCGCGCGCTCGATGCCGAAGGCCGGGACTGGCTGGCCGGGCTGGTGCGCCGGGCCAAGGACGACGGCGCCGCGATCGTGGTGGCCACGCACCACCCGCCACTGCTGGAGACCGCCGAAACGGTGATCACCATGCCCGGCCCTGAATGA
- a CDS encoding helix-turn-helix domain-containing protein, translated as MVRVPLTEAERVRGERLGAALRAARGDRSMVEVAAEAGISVETLRKIETGRIPTPAFFTVTAIAAAVRLPLDALREAAEPDEPLPRVVSA; from the coding sequence ATGGTGCGGGTTCCGTTGACCGAGGCAGAGCGAGTACGCGGCGAGCGGCTCGGCGCCGCGCTGCGGGCAGCCCGTGGGGACCGGAGCATGGTCGAGGTGGCCGCGGAGGCCGGGATCTCGGTGGAAACCCTGCGCAAGATCGAGACCGGGCGCATCCCGACGCCCGCCTTCTTCACCGTCACCGCCATCGCCGCCGCCGTCCGGCTGCCACTGGACGCGTTGCGCGAAGCCGCCGAGCCCGACGAACCCCTGCCCCGGGTCGTGTCGGCCTAG